Part of the Musa acuminata AAA Group cultivar baxijiao chromosome BXJ2-7, Cavendish_Baxijiao_AAA, whole genome shotgun sequence genome is shown below.
CAAACTTTCCCAGAAATCTCAATTATATAGGAACAACCTCTGGTCACTGGAAGTCCTCGACCGACAAGCAAATCCAAATCCTTCTGATGAAGCTCTCTCCCATTCACAAGAACACCGGTATTTCCCCCGGCACAGTTCTTGGGCATAGGATAGTTGAATTCTTTAATAAACGGCTGCaaaaataatatgttattatattgTCTTGACCTGTTGATTGTAGTGATCATAGAATTCTGCATCCTATAGTTGTACTTACAGAAATTATCCCAAGGCAGGGATGCCCCATCACACCCCAAAATCCGGCACGATAATCATACCTGAACGAGGAAGCAAAGCCACCATCAAGAAACAAGATAGGATCTTAGCACTCGGTATATATGATCTACGTTATGCACAGATAAACAGCTTATGTGAATTTGAGTCAGGCAATTGGATAGCAATCTAGTCACTATACCCTACCAGAAAAGGCAGTTCTAATTGTCAAGAATAGACATCTATGCACCAAAGCCTGGGCCAGCATTATAGACATGGCAGCAGCATAATTGCCGGTTGCCAACCCAATGATCGCACACAGTTGACATGGTCAACATGTGAAAGAAAGGCCATGAAATCCAATGCATATGACCAAACTCCTAAGACACCAGAAACAAAGAAAGAACAGAAGCATAACTTATATGTGGAGAAAAGTTAAATAACTCCTAcctaaaattattttgctcacatAGTGTAACCACCAGCTCAATGCAGAGCAAGGAGCTAAACTCCTCGATGCCACAATTTAAAAGCTATGATTTCCTGGGAACCATTTACTGAGTTGTGGGTTATAAACCTACGTTTAACAATCATTAAGATGATAACTTAGTTTGGATGTTATGTGGAAAGCATGCATATACAAGAAGTTCAGAAAAAGCAACTTGTTTCTGACAAGAGTCTCACCAATAATGGCCAGGATAGATTGGACCGGCTTGCTTTTCAGCCTTCTTAATCAATCGATCGGGAATGGGGTGGTCATTAATTGAAACTTTAAATCTACTATGACCTAGTGATTGATTAAGAGGCCGAAAGCTCTTCTTTATTAGGCCAGCAAAGAATGAATCACCAGCCTTGATGATCCTAGGTTCAGTCTCATCTTTGCTTATCATGTCCCACGAGTCTCGAGATAAACCAGAAGGTGGATCCTCCTCATCTGACAAGTCCATCTCAGTAGCCACTTGTACATCTTTTGTTGAGTTCTGCTTGAAGTTACCATTTAATGATGTACTTCTCGCCTGATCAGAACGGTTACTCTCACTTCCACTTTCAGATCCATCAGCTGCACGATCAGACAGTAAGTAGCCAAAATGTTCACGAAGTGGCAAACTTGGAACTCCTGATATCGCCTGAGCATCTGAGGGCATCCCGGGCAAGCTAGGATCATCCTTCTGCAAAATCACACTTTCTGGGCTCTCAACATATCCAGACGTACCAGGAGACAAAGATGACCCATACTCTTTCTCTGATTCCCTCAAGTGTAAATCATGTCCTTTTTCTTTCATCTCGTGATCATTGCTTGTGAAAATGTAAGGCAACACTAGTTTCTCATCGGTAGACTGGATACCATTGATTGTGCTATTATGAGAGGAGTTATTGTTCTCGGAAGACACACGTGAGACTGGTGTTGGGGCAGAAATAAcaatcttacttccatcgtactgGATCGCAACTAACTTAAAGCAAGATCCACACTGCAGATTAATGTTATTCTTCTTCAGAAGCAAAGACTTTTCAGGTAGCTGCAGGAGCTCGAAACAACTCGAACAAATAGTAAATGGGGCAGCACCATCAATGGGTCGACAGGAACGTGCATTATTCTTGCTGAATTTGGTTCTACTGTGTGATCTTGGCTCAAGTCTGTGCAATGGAGCATTGTCAACCCTTATATTAGAGTTTCTGGAACCAATAATTGAGGGACCATCAACTCTGCAGAACTCATAATTATTGACGGGATACAGAATCCTCTGATGGCCAATAGTTGTGGATGGGGCTCTTGCAGGAAGCAAGAACGGTCTCTGGTAGCATTGCATACATGAGCAGGCAGGTTGATGATAGAAACCATCATGATGGTAAGACATAACAGGATCAAGAGCAAACTGTCCATAAAGGAAACCATCGACCTGTCTCGGTGGATATTCATGGGGTCGGTGAAAGGGAACTCTTCTTTGAGCAAATGGATCACCATAACCAGGTATGCCACCCTCAGCCGGCACATTAGAATATAAATTTACCATGGCAGCATTATGATCATGCAGTGTTGGGAAATACTGAGATGAATTCGGGTCTGACGATGATGAGGTTTCAGGAAACCATTTAACATGATCATGATGGACATAGGAACTCTTCGGCTTGTCTGAGGCCTCACAAGTTCGCTGCACTTGATCTCTCAACTCATCAAGCATTCTCAGAAGCCTTGCTCGGTCTTGTTCAAGGTAGCCTACTCTGCTAGCACCATCCATGTTCTGTCGACTTTCGCCCTCGACATTACCATTGATATAACTTGGATACCGATGACAGTCAGATGGGCCTTCATCATGCAGTGGAGCAGGCCAACCGTCTCCCACGGGAGCTCTCGGTGTTCGGACTTGTCTTCGCTGAGGCTCACGAGACTCATCTACCTGTTGTTTCATTTCTCTTCCACTCTCCATGCCTGTTTTACCCAATTCAGACACATCGTGGGTGTGCTTACTAATGAGAGTTTCCCAATGGCATTGATGCTTGGTATCGGCACTTCCATTTTCTTCGGGAAGATCATCTATCTTCATCAGGTCACTGTCTTTACATCCGGTCACAGAAACACCATGGGAACCCGCTGATCCATGTGATAGTGACTCCACCGTCCGATCATCTCCACTGCCCTCATGATGGATCTCTGCACTTGAATCTGAAACCATCGGTTTCTTCTCCGTGCAATGCTGCTCCAAGACCTCGAGATATTTCATGTTTTCTTCATTAGATTTCTCCGGTGAAGCTCCCGAACCTGGAACAGGTTTCTTGGCTGTATGATTCCCAAAGAACCAAACGATTGTTACCGTATAACCCTACCCCAAATGACTATCCTAATGTTTAGCAAGAACAAAACAGATAAAGATAAAAACTTCGTCAGCAAGAATTCACAGACGAATGAAGCTTGGGGCTCACCTTGGAGAGTAGCGCCACAGCCACCGCAGCGGTAGACTGCGAAATTGGCGAGCTCCGGGAGAAGCTTGTCGCACTTGGGGCACCGCACCACTCGAACCTTCGATCCAAGTCCCTCCTCCGCCATCTCTCTCGCATGGAATGAATCCTTCAAAAACCCTCTCAAGCTCCGATCCTTCGCCACCACCTCAAATTCTCCGATCAAAATCCCTCCTTTATAGCACCAAACGAGACAATGGACCAAAATGGAGTCACATTGGCGATGCCCAGAAAAATGGCACCTCAGAGAAAGAAGGTCGACCCCATTTCCTCGAACTTCTCCACGAAACAGAGATCAAAATCGCTCCTTTCTCGGAACCTGGGAAAGCATTCCGGTCATTCTTCCTCCCCACTTTATTCCGTCGCGCTTCCGccttgtgagagagagagaaaagaaggatTCGAAagccaaaggaggaagaggagaaaggtgAGGTTTTGGCATGAGTAATCATGAGACGGCGAGAGCGGGAGAGAGACGAAGGGCGATCACCCTTCCCTAATCGAATCCGCTACCGCGCTGCTGAACTCGGCGATTTAATGAACTCCGGAGGCTCTGACCAACTAGAATCATTGGGATCAAAAAGCTGGATATCGTCTCCGAGTAATGGCTCACCTGGGTGCGCATCCATCCGACACGGACACAGGTCGAGACGACTCTCCATAGCTGTGTTTTCTCACCATCGTCAACCTCGTTGCTTCCACATGGCCCCCATGCACGGACTGCTACCACAAAAGCAGAACACAGCTTGCCTTCGAGGACGACAGTCTGACCGCAAGTCTTCTCAGTCCAGTACAGCCTGAGTCGTTCTTTGATCTGCGACGTTTGTCTGCTTGCAGAAGCTCATCACATCTCTCCCCACATCCAGCTCATGGATCAACGATCTTGTTAATGTCTCCGTCGTTGCAAGAGAACTGTTTACCCTTGTCCCACTGGGAAAGACGGCAAGCGCAGCTTTAGGTGTGTCAGAGACAGCAAGGGGGCCCGTGGCAGCTGCGACTGATGGGTGTAATGGCGGAGTTATACCTGATCGAAAGGAAGGGCTTTTATGGGATTTGGGAGGTTGGGCGGCACTTCACGCACGCCGAGGTAGCTGAGGAATCCGAAGTGGCGCAAAGCGGGGTGTCGTCCGGCGGGAGCTCGGACAAGCTTGCGCTTTGCGCAACCTTGTCTGCTGCGCACAAAGGGTCACCACGGAGCTTCTGCTGTGGGCCCAGCGTGAACCGGCCCATGAAGACCAGAACATTCACCCATGTGCCTCAAATTACCCGGCCCAATTGAACCACCACGTCATGAACCAACTTGATTCGATCTCGACCGTCCACGCCCTCTCATCTCGCTCCACTCCATTTCTTCATGCTATAAAAAGAGAACACAACGGCTAGGGTTAAAGCACCTCTCACCTTTCTCGGCTTGTTTTAGGGTTTTGGCTCATCTCTCTTCGGCGATCTTGTTTGGGACAAGAAAGGCAAGATGACGGTGAAGCTGTCGAAGGCGGAGAAGAAGGTGGTGTACGACAAGAAGCTGTGCGGGCTGTTGGATGAGTACAGCAAGGTGCTAATCGCGGTCGCCGACAACGTCGGGTCCAACCAGCTCCAGAACATCCGAAAGGGCCTCCGCGGCGACTCCATCGTCCTCATGGGCAAGAACACCCTCATCCGCCGCTGCATCAGGATCCACGCTGAGAAGACCGGCAACAAGAACTACCTCAACCTCCTCCCCCTGCTTGTCGTGCGTTCTCCCCCCTTTCCATCTTGCAAGCTTTCTCTTTGTGATAGCGTGCTCACGTAATTTTCTTTCATTGGGACAGGCGATGAAAGATTATCTTTTATGCTCAATATCTCTTGATGCTAATCATTCGTAGTTCGTTTTGGTTGTTCCAAGAACTTATTGTGTTCGTGCTGTTCAGGGAAATGTGGGACTTATATTTACCAAGGGAGATCTCAAAGAAGTTAGTGAGGAGGTTGCCAAGTACAAGGTATGCTAATGTTATGAGAATCCCTGTTGTTTTTCCAGTCTTGCTTCTTGCTCTGAATTCAAATTGGGATTTTTGTAGGTCCGTTGGGACAAGGTTTAGTCATTTTTTTTGCTTAAAGAATTTCAATGCTCAGATCCAATACAATGACACAACTTCATCACTGGAAAATTATTTGGTTCATTACAAGATGCATATATCAGAATTCAAATGAAATaagatataaaatgataaaaacatgCGAGTCTTGTGCTCGTGACTGAGTTGGCCGAAGTTCATTCTATGTAGCGCAGAAAATGATATGAATACCTATGAAATCCAATAGCATGGAGTAGTCTTGAATCCCTGTTTATAGGATTAGAAGAATAGACCCTTTATCTGAGTAAGTTATTCTGATATGCATCCTAACTTACAACTGGCGATCTTTAATAAATATGTCCATTGAGTTGAATTGAACTTGGATTTTGACTTGTTTTAATATGTTGATATTCCTTTTTCGTTTTCTTTATTTAAGATAGTAAGTATAAGAAGGTGATAAAGCATTTCTACCTGTTTTTGCTAGCTAGAAATATTTATATACACATTAGAAATGGTATACTCTTGTATCAACCCCTTCAAACATTACAAGTCAGCAACTTAGTTCACTAATAAATGCTTGGAATACCTTTTTGAGTGGCATATAATTGCAAGTCAGCAACTTAATTCACTATCAAGTACCTTAGACGGAAAATTCTTTGTCATGATATTCATAGGACAATATAGTTAGTTTAATATGTAAGAGTAGGAATGATGTAGCTTGTCCCAAAGAATGTTCTGGTCTGAATTGGTGATGAGGACTTTCTTGACTGAATTATGCAGATTAGACTAATATAAGGGAAGGTTTATTTGCTTCATAAAGCAATGCAATCTTGATTGAGCTAGTGAAAGACTTGATCCACCCTACCTATCACATCTATGACAACAGGTTTTTGTAAATAATCATTTTTTCATCTACTCCACCAATAGTTGGGCTGAAATCTGTGCCATTACTAATGATGCAGTGATGTTGCATTTATGTGTTCAGTTTCAACGTTTTGTCACTGTAGCATATTTGACAATGCTTGACACTTGTGAAGAAAATGTTGACAACATGGTTCATGACTGGCTAAATGATTGCATAATGGTCATTCAACTGAATCAACAAGATTTTAAGATGGTTGTAAATTCTAGATATCAGATTTTGCAAGATCATATTGTTTTTAAGGTCTATGCAAGTAGGGTTCTCCTTTTTCCTTTCTGCTGTCATTTCCTCTCATTGATCTACTTCTCTATGGTTTTCTTTTGCTATTGGTAAATTTTGAAGTAGAATTTCAGTTCACTTTTTTTCCTTCATCGTCAGGTTGGAGCTCCTGCGCGTGTTGGACTTGTTGCACCAATTGATGTTGTTGTTCCCCCTGGCAACACTGGATTGGACCCTTCACAGACTTCTTTCTTCCAGGTCAATAAGATAAATGTCTTGTATACCATACCAAATACCGTTTGTAGTTTCATACTGAAACTCCTTTCTCTCAGGTGCTCAACATCCCAACCAAGATTAACAAGGGTACTGTGGAAATCATTACCCCTGTTGAACTGATCAGGAAGGGAGAAAAAGTGGGCTCTTCTGAGGCTGCTCTCCTTGCAAAGCTTGGGATTAGGCCTTTTTCGTATGGCCTTGTTATTCTGTCTGTGTATGATAATGGATCGGTCTTCAGTCCCGAGGTGTTGGATCTCACGGAGGATGACctcattgagaagtttgcagctgGTGTCTCATTGGTTACTTCACTGTCTCTCGCCATTTCTTACCCGACACTTGTGGCGGCTCCTCATATGTTCATCAATGCGTACAAGAATGTGCTTGCTGTTGCAATTGCTACAGAGTACTCCTTCCCACATGCAGAAAAAGTTAAGGAGTACCTAAAGGTATATTCATAATCTGAGCTATGGGTTCTAGTCCTGTTCTGCCATTGAATATATGTTCTAAATCTTTATGATTGGTGCAGGATCCAAGCAAgtttgctgttgctgctgctcctGTGGTTGCCGAAGATGCTGCAGCTGCATCTTCTTCTGCACCtgtagaagagaagaaagaggagccTGCCGAGGAATCTGATGATGACATGGGCTTTAGCTTGTTCGATTAGTGTGTTCGAGTTGCATAGAACAAGTAGCATTTGGAGGTTCCATAATTATCTTGTTGAGCTATTAGATTTTGCTACCAAAATTTCTAGATGTCGTGAAGCTCTGGCTTTTCTCTTATTGGCAAATGTTTTCTagttattaaaattttcatacgTGACATGAGTGTGATCTTACTAAGAGAATTTGCTTTGGGTGCATATCAGGTGGATCTGTTCGTCTGTTTCACAGGTTGAgatataaagaaagaaaaattatcttttttttatcatcaggtggatcataatgaaagaaaaatgGAAGAATTTTTGAAAAAGTACTTTTGTATTTGTTTTCAGagcatttttattttaaaaaatatttaaacagcGTCTTTTGAGGAGTTATTTTATCTATTTAAACTTGGACAGCTAATTTTAAAAttgttttatttaaaataatgggTTTGGATTGCAGATTCAGTGAGCCTTTTGTTGATTGATCCGATTTATTCAGTAAGGTTTAATATAAATTGATTGTTGCAGTGTATCGCTGTCATAGTATTGATACTGACATGGACGAAGAAGCAAAATGTTTCTCTTCTATCATTGTCTTTTTCTTTATTCCATACGTGGATTattattgtttattttcttttttatttttatatttttttttctttcctcttgaATCAAGAATAcaaaaaatattatgtaaatATACTATTATCTTTATTATTGTTC
Proteins encoded:
- the LOC103991641 gene encoding uncharacterized protein LOC103991641 isoform X1, with protein sequence MAEEGLGSKVRVVRCPKCDKLLPELANFAVYRCGGCGATLQAKKPVPGSGASPEKSNEENMKYLEVLEQHCTEKKPMVSDSSAEIHHEGSGDDRTVESLSHGSAGSHGVSVTGCKDSDLMKIDDLPEENGSADTKHQCHWETLISKHTHDVSELGKTGMESGREMKQQVDESREPQRRQVRTPRAPVGDGWPAPLHDEGPSDCHRYPSYINGNVEGESRQNMDGASRVGYLEQDRARLLRMLDELRDQVQRTCEASDKPKSSYVHHDHVKWFPETSSSSDPNSSQYFPTLHDHNAAMVNLYSNVPAEGGIPGYGDPFAQRRVPFHRPHEYPPRQVDGFLYGQFALDPVMSYHHDGFYHQPACSCMQCYQRPFLLPARAPSTTIGHQRILYPVNNYEFCRVDGPSIIGSRNSNIRVDNAPLHRLEPRSHSRTKFSKNNARSCRPIDGAAPFTICSSCFELLQLPEKSLLLKKNNINLQCGSCFKLVAIQYDGSKIVISAPTPVSRVSSENNNSSHNSTINGIQSTDEKLVLPYIFTSNDHEMKEKGHDLHLRESEKEYGSSLSPGTSGYVESPESVILQKDDPSLPGMPSDAQAISGVPSLPLREHFGYLLSDRAADGSESGSESNRSDQARSTSLNGNFKQNSTKDVQVATEMDLSDEEDPPSGLSRDSWDMISKDETEPRIIKAGDSFFAGLIKKSFRPLNQSLGHSRFKVSINDHPIPDRLIKKAEKQAGPIYPGHYWYDYRAGFWGVMGHPCLGIISPFIKEFNYPMPKNCAGGNTGVLVNGRELHQKDLDLLVGRGLPVTRGCSYIIEISGKVWDESSGEELDGLGKLAPTVEKVKHGFGMRVRL
- the LOC103991641 gene encoding uncharacterized protein LOC103991641 isoform X2 — protein: MAEEGLGSKVRVVRCPKCDKLLPELANFAVYRCGGCGATLQGSGASPEKSNEENMKYLEVLEQHCTEKKPMVSDSSAEIHHEGSGDDRTVESLSHGSAGSHGVSVTGCKDSDLMKIDDLPEENGSADTKHQCHWETLISKHTHDVSELGKTGMESGREMKQQVDESREPQRRQVRTPRAPVGDGWPAPLHDEGPSDCHRYPSYINGNVEGESRQNMDGASRVGYLEQDRARLLRMLDELRDQVQRTCEASDKPKSSYVHHDHVKWFPETSSSSDPNSSQYFPTLHDHNAAMVNLYSNVPAEGGIPGYGDPFAQRRVPFHRPHEYPPRQVDGFLYGQFALDPVMSYHHDGFYHQPACSCMQCYQRPFLLPARAPSTTIGHQRILYPVNNYEFCRVDGPSIIGSRNSNIRVDNAPLHRLEPRSHSRTKFSKNNARSCRPIDGAAPFTICSSCFELLQLPEKSLLLKKNNINLQCGSCFKLVAIQYDGSKIVISAPTPVSRVSSENNNSSHNSTINGIQSTDEKLVLPYIFTSNDHEMKEKGHDLHLRESEKEYGSSLSPGTSGYVESPESVILQKDDPSLPGMPSDAQAISGVPSLPLREHFGYLLSDRAADGSESGSESNRSDQARSTSLNGNFKQNSTKDVQVATEMDLSDEEDPPSGLSRDSWDMISKDETEPRIIKAGDSFFAGLIKKSFRPLNQSLGHSRFKVSINDHPIPDRLIKKAEKQAGPIYPGHYWYDYRAGFWGVMGHPCLGIISPFIKEFNYPMPKNCAGGNTGVLVNGRELHQKDLDLLVGRGLPVTRGCSYIIEISGKVWDESSGEELDGLGKLAPTVEKVKHGFGMRVRL
- the LOC135617198 gene encoding large ribosomal subunit protein uL10-like, with amino-acid sequence MTVKLSKAEKKVVYDKKLCGLLDEYSKVLIAVADNVGSNQLQNIRKGLRGDSIVLMGKNTLIRRCIRIHAEKTGNKNYLNLLPLLVGNVGLIFTKGDLKEVSEEVAKYKVGAPARVGLVAPIDVVVPPGNTGLDPSQTSFFQVLNIPTKINKGTVEIITPVELIRKGEKVGSSEAALLAKLGIRPFSYGLVILSVYDNGSVFSPEVLDLTEDDLIEKFAAGVSLVTSLSLAISYPTLVAAPHMFINAYKNVLAVAIATEYSFPHAEKVKEYLKDPSKFAVAAAPVVAEDAAAASSSAPVEEKKEEPAEESDDDMGFSLFD